Within Coffea arabica cultivar ET-39 chromosome 4e, Coffea Arabica ET-39 HiFi, whole genome shotgun sequence, the genomic segment CGTCAAAGGGTAATATGGAGAAACAGTAAGCTGAAGGTTTGTGGAAATTTCCTGGAAAAACATGCCAAACAAATCAAGCTGTAGTGCAATAGCATTTTGATCAGCATCATACCTGGCAGTCACCGTATCAATTTTCGAGAACCTATCAATCATAACTGGATCTGCCAAAGGAGGAGTTCCAACAGGACTGCTAGCATTTATTGGCATACTCATATTATTAACACTAGCTGGAGAACCAACTCCACTCATAGCCGGGGTTTTGGGAAGAGAGTTGGATCTTCGCTTTGCAGCAATTTGTCCCTGGTGTTGACGTTGCATAGAATCATTAGCACTTGACGTCAAAGAAGTTGTACATCCAATTGGAGAAACCGATGTGATTCCTGGCTTCTCCTTTTGGGATAATATATATCCACTTGTTACAGCTGCTCCAACCTGGGGCCCTACTGAACCACTAGAAAATTCTCCAGACTTTGATGACAAAGGAGACTGAGGTATGCCTCCAGCAGAAACACGAGGACTTTGCACTACCTTCCTCTTGTGGTATGGATCCTCTTTTCTAGAATTACTTTCAAGAGGCTGACTAAGATTATTCCAAGGAGTCTGAGCAAAACTAGATCGAACAAGTTGCTGTGGTACTCTTTGCTGAAGTCGGGACTGCGGAGAATCTGTTTGATTTAGTTCGGACTCCAGCATATGCATTTCATTTCTAGTTTGTCCTAGCTCTGGCTTGTCCCATCTCTCTGTCTCAACTGGCTCTTCCTTTAAGCCATACCTCATTCCTTGGGAGAAAGGCGCTGCCCCAGCTTCTTGATTTAAACCCCCTTCAAATATTTGCTGTGGATACTTCTGCATTCCAGAAGTAGCATACTGAATGCGTGATTGCTGCTGTAAAAGTGTATTCTTCCAATGCGAATCCGATCCATGGAAGCTCTCCATTTGTGATCCTACAATTTGCTGTTGATTTCCATGAGCACCAATAGCAGTAAGTCTTGATCTCTTGTTTGAATTCGATTGTGTTTCTTGATTGTCCCTCCCACCAATAGCAGCACCAGAGCTCATATTATCAGCATAATTGATAATCATGTCCTGCCCAGGAAGAGAACCACCTGATGCATTCGAAACAGCTCCTGACCTATGATCCTGCATATATCTTGGGCTACCAACCCCCATTTGGTATTTTGACTGCTGAGATACCAAAGGAGATGATGGGACAGATGCATTTGGCCCAAAGCTATTAGACCTAAGGGCAAGCATACTgtttggaccattattttgaATCTGCAGATTATCATGGATAGGCTGCTGCAGTGCAGTTCCAGAATCTCCAAATCTTGAGCCCTCAGGAACTCTCTCTATGCATATCTTTTTCCCATGGATACTCTTATTTGATGTCACTGTAACTTCTGGAATACGCTTTAACCTTTCCCTCCTCATGCTACTTAGAGACAAATTTAACTGCAGAAACAAATTGGATAACCTTAGTGGTGTCCGATCACAAAAACATCTCCTGAAGTAAGTTACAACAGGATTACCTTAATGGGAGTGGAAGTTCGATTTTCACAAAGCCTATCAAACTTTGGAGTTGGATCTAGGCAGAGTTTAGGTTGTAGGGCTTTCACTATTCGAGACTCCACTTCCTATCCAAAGGCAAATGATTGCACGACATTAGGTAATATTTCCTTCTTATGCTGACATAAGAATGACAACCATACTAACCATCAAATCACCATATGTCCAACCACTGTCAGAGATTGATTGGATATCCTTGACAACGTTCTCCAGAGACATCCTAAGACATACCCTGTTAATAATTGGAGAAACACTGGCAGAAGGCACAGTAACTCCTGCTTCAGATAAACACTTTCTATAATCTCGGACCTGTAATAAGGATTACAACCACCTCATCACTAACTTATTCATAACTTTAAAGGTGTAAATAGCAAAAGTACTCACACACTATGATGGATGTATTAGGCAAGCCAGAATACGAGAATCAAAACAAGAGCATGATACTAGAAGACAACAGATTAAGAGAAAAAGGGCATATATAAATGAAGAAAGATAAGAGATAACCACAACATGTCCCTCTTTTACACGCAGATGAGAGAAAGATGGAGATGcaatacaaaacaaaagtttgattaGGGAACATAATTGTCTGGGCtgtcacatatatttatcacAGTGTATACAGAAGTTAGAATGAAATTATTAGCTGGTTTTTCCTTTCCCATTTTTTCAGATGATACACAAAGCCAGAGGATACAGAAAGCCAGAATTGAACTGCTTTCAAACTGAGGTTACCATGTCAGCAAATGCCCACACCAACAtgcaaatttttccaaaaatcccCATACCGATCATATAACTGATACAGAGTTACCCAAAAACTACAATGAACTCGAGATAACTTACCTCACAAACAAGCATCCCATTTGTGAACTTGCATGGTATATCATCCAGAATATCCCCAGGCAACTGACCAGATTCAATAGCCTTCATACACAAGAATGTAgaggggaaaaaaggaaagaaaaaccaTTCAATTATCAAGATATTCTCGATTACATAAACCAGAAGGCAAGAGACAAAATGATTATAACAAAACCAGACCTCAAAGGCACCAAATTTACTTCATGCATCAAGAAGTAAAAAAAGATGATAAATAGCTAATTAACATTTTTGTCACTTTTGTACAATAAAAACAGTAttacatggaaaaaaaaataatacgtTAAATAAGCACAAATGAAATATCAattcaagggaaaaaaaacataGAACAGGAATATTTGCAAGTAAAGCAAAAGGTATTAACTATGTACTCACTGAAAAGAGACTTTCAGATGCTCTATCATATGGATGCAAATATTTTGGAACTTCAGCAGATAGCTGATGCCCAGATTCACCCTGAAACTAAGGAAAGAATAATCATCTCCAATAGTTATATACAGCACTAGGTgtgccaaaattttcttttcttcgttATTCAAGCAGTTATGTTGGCATGCTTTCCAAATAAAAGATATTGAAACAAACCTGAGGGAGGTTTCCAATAGAATATCCATCTGGGAAAAGGCTCAGTGTAAACGAAACTTCAGTTTCTAGTGGAATTGGAACAAAAAGAGAAAGGTTACCAATTAATACAAATACTACTGCTGCAGAAATAAAAGAAATCATCTATAAGTTCTTCAGAAGAATTTGACATACCTGAGGTTCCAGAAGTGTCATTGTCCCTCTCGCTAAAGTCAACCTGtacacaaaataaaatattgaaattggaaacaaacaagAGAGTTTTTATCAATAAAtgatagcttttttttttttccttttcaatagATATCGACTATACCATTTTGCTCCCTTCATAGTGACCAAAACAAAATCCCCAATTATCTCCCAATTTTGCTCTTGTATTAGGAAGCATGATATGATTGTTTGGTTAGAAAGAGCAATATCTGCATATGCAATTTTGTTTTGAGTAAATCTCATATACGCTGACAATGTATACATTATCACTGTTGGATGCATTACgtatgtgcaaaagttgaatttcaaattcaaattttgcataattgtcattcatccaatgctAACAGTATatgaaagattaatccattttCTCTAAGTAAATCAAAACTATAGTCATCCTTACCACCTCTCCTCTCCAAATATTATGATTATCCAACAAATGACTCCAATGAAAAGGTTTTATAACATGACTAAATGCATTCCCAAAATCATATGCTCAACCAAAGATGTTGGGGGAGGGAGGGGGAACAGCCACATTATTGTTACTATCATTTAAATAGTAGTTGTTTATCTATTGATTAATTTATTTGCTCTTTTCCTTGTTATCAGTTTCGGCGATTAGCAAAGCTGAATCACAAGAAGGAGAATATTTCATAAAACGTCCATTTCTGTGCATAGCGATCACAAGTGTAAAATCTCTCCCTACTCATTAAGCCACCGAATGAACTTAAAATTTTCAACTTAATGAAACAGAAGACACTAGCAACTTTCACTGCCAAAACAAACTCGAaccaataaaattatttttgttgtcGAGCGAAAGGCATCAATACTGAACCGTACCAACTGAGTTGATAACAGATGAAAAATTGAacactaaaaaaagaaaaaataaatctcCAAAAAGCAAATTGTGAAAAGAGAAGGCATACTGCGGGTTTAGGAGTTGACATGGAAGCAGATTCAGTTTTTCCGACGATATGATTGGCATCTTTAGAAGTGCGAACGGAGATGACGTCGTCTGCTCCATCGGAGGGAGCAGGAACGGAGGAACTGTCGGGTCGAAGAGGGAGCGGTTTGGGGCGAAACCTTCTACCATTCTTGGAAACCTTAAACGAAATCCCCATGGCTTATTAAATCTCTCAGTGTCTAATGGGGAACAGTTATCTTCTCATCTCAAAATTGAACAATTCATCTCCGGCGAATGCTTTGCTGGTATTGGGCAATAAAACCACTGcaatttgaaaagtttttccAGTCGCAGAACTTCAGCAGCAATGAACATTTACTGCATTATAGTTAGTGAGGAGGAACCGAATTTCCGAGGGACGATCAGGGAAGGAAgacttttatttattattatatttttgaaaaaaaaaaattcctttgtGAGGAGAAGGCAGGAAGGGGTTTTGTAGAACTTTGGGTTTGGGCCAGCCGACCGCAGAGTCGAGGCTCGGTTTGGATGAACTGTCCGTCTACAAAGATATTTAGCTCatttaaagtgaaatttttttaattaatttttaaaattaattcattGTTCAATCAATTAAACCAAATCTGAATAGGAAATTTGTGATTAGTAGGATTTCCAATGTAGCTCGACCTGCGTTTGATATCAAAAGTTGTTGAACTTATTTGTCATGGAAAATCTCAAGTTCAACGCTAAATTGGTCCTATAAAATAAATTGCTTATTTGAAATGATACTTTAATTTAAGCTTAGTAGGTCAAATGTCTTTTGTCAACTCAATTAAAATGGTTCGatttttactttttccttttttaatagTAAATTCTTAATTTGTACTAGAATTTTGTATTACTAAATattatttccaaaaaaaaaaatgcaagcttAAACACAAAGTTCAACCCGTTATGAAATTccgggggaaaaaaaaaaagcgaaaaTCTCCAGCCTTTTTAATCGAGTGAGTAAAAGAAATTGGCCTGAAAGAGGTACTAAGCTCAAATGCCAACCCCAATGTCATTGAGACGTAAATAAATAAGGGAACCCAGAATACAATATGGCTCGCTATCATTCATCTCTACTGCAATTATTTCCCATATTtcctagaaaaagaaaatttttatgttttccgTAATCGTATTTTCGAATCATCCTTTTACCTCGCATTCATACATTAAGTCAAATCATTACTGTATAttctttttacaaaaactccaaaaaaatagcaatctaaacgAGTTTCAGCATCACAAGTAATTGTGTTAAAATAAATTGCAAGAGAAATTGACATGGGAAAGATAGATGTTTCGGATATTAAGCCCCCATAACTAGTTAGATGATCTATGTAAGGTATTTGCAGTCAAGGGGTACATTTTTTGCTTCTGCGTATACACATACATCACAATAAGTTAGACACAGCATGATCTACATCAAGAACGGTGCAGCAGTGCACAGGGTATGGTACACCAATGGCGGAAcccaagagttttttttttttttcaccaaaCTGGAAACCAAGCGCTTAAGATCCCATTCCCATTTGCACCGTCGAAATGAGTCAGGAAAAATTATCTTCCAGAAGCTCCATTTTATGAATTGAGTATTCTctttcaaataacaaaaattcctGCAGCAAACCAAATCCCAAACCAGTCAGCAGCACGCAATATGGGCACAGCAATAATAATACAAATCAAAACTTCTGCAAGAGGAGCTTGGTCAGTGCCGGTCACAACCAATCAACCCAGAGGGAAACTTGCTCGGTACCTTCTTTGTTAACAATCAAGCGAGTAACAAAGAATGCAAAAACCAGAAACGCAAGCAGAAGAAAAAAGGCTAAGGTTTTTTACTGGCTTCTGTTTCAATTGACTCTCAAATAGTTTCTAAAGTGATATTTACCTAATTCCAACTAATAAATGTCAAAAGCACGAGAAGTTCCTATAGTGATGTGCTCGACGCTCGCATTTCAAAATTTAGCATATAAGTGTGGATAGAATCtggttaaaacaaaaaaaacaagggCTTTTCGAGACACTACTTGAACATGCAATAAATATTGGCACTAAGGAGGagggaaaaaatttaaaacacacacacacacacacacaatagCAACAATAAAGCATTTGGTATCATTTAATTCTATTTTCAAATCTCAAGTAATTTGACTATCGCCAATGAGGCAATGGTCTGATGATAAAAAACCAAGCTTGAGACCAGGGAATTAGATGTTCTAGATTCAAGACTGCTGGATGTCAGTTAAGTCTAACTGTATCTCAGTATTTAATCCATAAGTAAAGCATAAGGAAAGAGAGACGACAAGCCCCACTGTTTCTGCACAAAGCACTTACGGAAAAGCAAGTGCAGAGATACTGGTATAACCAATTAATATGACAAAACAGGAAGCAAACCAGACCCCAATAAATTCTATTTACTAATGAAGCCATTTGCAAGTAACTACCCTGTCGAAATTTGCAAGGGGTCTTCTATCTCATTTCCTATACGACTCTTTGTCCCAACATTTATTAAATTGTCATATACCCTTCTGGAACATctcattttaattctttttacagGGTAGAATACAAAGATaacaaactaaataaaaatatataatagagaaacaaaaaatcaaaaaattcattaaaaccacatttttttagttaatttttgttttttttagtcTGTGATCTTTTACATTCAACTCTCTTAGTAGTGTTAGAACCTAAAGGCACAAGAAAAAGAATTATAATAGGATGCTCATGAAGGATATATGGCAATTTAATAGATGTTGGAACAGGAAATGATACAaaatgtgggacagaagatccttTGTGGTCCAAATTCTTGTAATTGAAAAGAGACAAATTTAAGAACTGTGCTCACCTGCATCTGCTGCTGACTAAATAAATGAAGAAATCCAGTTTCAGCACATGAGACTAGATCAATTAATTCATCATGGCTTTCGGCTGGATTGCCGGCCTCCACGAGGGAAACGGAAACCTATGAATTACCAAAATAGAGACTCAAAAAAGGACACAGAAATTAATTCTCTGGCTGCTAGTTCACAGTTCtatatatttcataattttcttttcattaTGTTTCACCCTATGCCCACCTGCATACACCGAAGAGCTATTTCCGGAATGCAGCATCTACGGCAAAGGCCTCGAACAATGTATGTTGCTGGACCTTCCAAAGACCCAAGACTGCTTGAATACCAAGCATCTAATCTAgagatttccaaagttactccGGCTTGAAACCTAACCAGCTCACCTGTAACGAAAGATATGGTTACTACAGAAGATTCTGCAGGAAAGAATAAGCATAATCAACCACAATAATAGTGCAATTCATTTAACATCTGTATTCCTtgatttggattgtaatcgtCCTTACAGTTGGACCAGCAATTATACTAGTTGGATACAGCCAAACTCTGACAATGGGCCTAAACAGCAGTATTtagaaatttcaaatataaaagCTGTGCTGAAGAAGTCGTTGATGGACAAGAATCAAATTTGTGCAGTTGTATCAGGGAATAGAGAGAGTCTTATCCCAAGGAAAGATCAGGATTATTGCCATCACATGTACCAGAAATAAAATTTCAGACCCTCTACAAGTTCGTATCATCCTCAGCACAAAAACATACATGGGGAGAGCAGTAGCCCCTGGAAGTGGTCCAAGTAGCTTGGCGTCCAGTAACCAGTTCAACGCACTGCTATGACCCTTGGGATAAGTAAATTAAAGAAATTTGCACGACTTGCACAAACCAGACTTGATATAATATTAAGTAAATAAAGCAGCTACTGCAAGTCAGTACCTTTGAAGCCCGCAGCAAGCACAGTAGATAGGAGACCACCATCGTTGACCTCGTGTATCCCTAGCCCATCGCCTGCTACTGCTAAACAGCGTAGTATCACCTCAATGGAGTACTCATCCCTCGCTGACCTAGAGACACTCACCTGAAACCAAAACAACATTCATCGCCTATCAGGTACAGCAACACTACAACCTGATAGGCATCCCCCAAAAAGAGTATGATAACATTTAGACGTAACAACCATGACCTCCCCACTTAAAATCTACAGTAGAATGAAAAAGTCAAAACTTGGAGTAGATTACTCAATCATCGCATCTTGCAGGTACTAAGCCATCCAAGTAATAGCCAATAAACCATGTGGAGATCAAAGCATCCGCACGAAACCATAAgtcattttttttcattgtaATATTAATGGTGTTATTATATTCTTTTAATTGTCATCTTCATTCACCAGGAAATCAGGACTTAAAGGTAAATGTACCATGAGTTGACGTTTCAACACTTCTTCCTCGCTCACCGAAGAGTACAAAGCACTTGTTAAGGTTGTGCACAAAGTGGCATCCGGAGACAAGCATTCACCAGAGGGTAGACAGAGCATCGCAGTGGCATGTAATTCAAGGTATACAGGTTCCTCAGATTCGTAAATTCGATCTTGGGTTGGAACCAACCAAGGAGCTTCTTTTCCTGAAGACATAATCAAAAGATATTCATTATTAGAAAaccagttcaaaagtaaattaatATGATGAGCAAGATAGTAGAGGTCACTGCAAGCAGGAGAATAAGCAAGCTAGGTCCAATCCAAATGACAGACAACATTAGTGCATCTATATCAACCTGCATCCTTGATCTCAGAATGCTCTTTCCCACTAAAACTTACTTTGTAACAATAAAAGGGATGACACCAGAGTTTCTTTGGCTGCTGTAAGTGCCCTTGTCTTTTCCTCAACTGAAAGTTCACGGGGAGGAACCTCTGAATTTTCTAACTCAACTTTTAGCCAGTTCCGGTATGTTGCATCACACGAGTAGTATTCATTCTAattgataaaacaaataaattagtaaacaaagaaaataatactctTAATGATGATGACTCAATTGAAAAACTTAGAAGAAATGTAAACTACGATATCAGAAAGGTACCCAGTCCTCAAACTCTCGCAAATTCTCTGTAAGATGATGATCCTCTGTAGAAAGGAGAGTTTCAGTTGGCTCTTTCAAGGGCTCAGCAAGTAAACTAAGCAGTGTGTGGGCCCCAATTGAATTCGCTGGAACCCTCCACATTGAGATGAGAGCAAATTCCCGAAACAGAACGTTGCTATAAAGTAATCATAGGTTAACATCATTcttggag encodes:
- the LOC113742289 gene encoding protein PHYTOCHROME-DEPENDENT LATE-FLOWERING isoform X2, which translates into the protein MGISFKVSKNGRRFRPKPLPLRPDSSSVPAPSDGADDVISVRTSKDANHIVGKTESASMSTPKPAVDFSERDNDTSGTSETEVSFTLSLFPDGYSIGNLPQGESGHQLSAEVPKYLHPYDRASESLFSAIESGQLPGDILDDIPCKFTNGMLVCEVRDYRKCLSEAGVTVPSASVSPIINRVCLRMSLENVVKDIQSISDSGWTYGDLMEVESRIVKALQPKLCLDPTPKFDRLCENRTSTPIKLNLSLSSMRRERLKRIPEVTVTSNKSIHGKKICIERVPEGSRFGDSGTALQQPIHDNLQIQNNGPNSMLALRSNSFGPNASVPSSPLVSQQSKYQMGVGSPRYMQDHRSGAVSNASGGSLPGQDMIINYADNMSSGAAIGGRDNQETQSNSNKRSRLTAIGAHGNQQQIVGSQMESFHGSDSHWKNTLLQQQSRIQYATSGMQKYPQQIFEGGLNQEAGAAPFSQGMRYGLKEEPVETERWDKPELGQTRNEMHMLESELNQTDSPQSRLQQRVPQQLVRSSFAQTPWNNLSQPLESNSRKEDPYHKRKVVQSPRVSAGGIPQSPLSSKSGEFSSGSVGPQVGAAVTSGYILSQKEKPGITSVSPIGCTTSLTSSANDSMQRQHQGQIAAKRRSNSLPKTPAMSGVGSPASVNNMSMPINASSPVGTPPLADPVMIDRFSKIDTVTARFQLNCKKSKVDEYPMRKTNVFPAQQLLALLSNDSSNENFKDESRKMPLSTSLAGGNMNVCKTRVLNFMLTERIVQGNGYSIVPKARTRLIMSEKPNDGTVAIHIGEIEDAQYLAAEDYLPTLPNTHTADLLAAQFCSLMIREGYLVEDLVQPKPIPTTSASSNQPSAPGVLPNNPAEMQQYPAGVSGPPSNDSSKPSNSGALSLNPSNNLQAPRMLAPANVQGVHISQGLLPGTSMPSRPQQPDPLPTLQQQQLQSQHQLMQQQQLQRSPLMLAANPMLNTMGQNSNMQLGNHMANKPSPLQLQMLQHQQQQLQPQQQQQQQQQQQMQRKMMMGLGTIGMGNMANNMVGLGGLGMAGVRGVGGAGISAPMPSIAGMGNLAQNPMNLSPASTISNTISQQLRSGALTPAQAALMQTKIRMAQNRVNMLSGPQSSISGITGPQSSISGITGPQSSISGITGARQMHAGATGLSMLGPARGNLNPMQRTMGQMGPPKLMTGMTPYMTHQQQQQQLQQLQQLQQQQQLQQQQQQLQQQQETASPLQAVASPPQVGSPSNMGMPQQINQQTNQQQQQQQASPQQMSQRTPMSPQLSSGAIHTMSAGNPEACPASPQLSSQTLGSVSSIANSPMELQGVNKSNSVNNA
- the LOC113742289 gene encoding protein PHYTOCHROME-DEPENDENT LATE-FLOWERING isoform X1 → MGISFKVSKNGRRFRPKPLPLRPDSSSVPAPSDGADDVISVRTSKDANHIVGKTESASMSTPKPAVDFSERDNDTSGTSETEVSFTLSLFPDGYSIGNLPQFQGESGHQLSAEVPKYLHPYDRASESLFSAIESGQLPGDILDDIPCKFTNGMLVCEVRDYRKCLSEAGVTVPSASVSPIINRVCLRMSLENVVKDIQSISDSGWTYGDLMEVESRIVKALQPKLCLDPTPKFDRLCENRTSTPIKLNLSLSSMRRERLKRIPEVTVTSNKSIHGKKICIERVPEGSRFGDSGTALQQPIHDNLQIQNNGPNSMLALRSNSFGPNASVPSSPLVSQQSKYQMGVGSPRYMQDHRSGAVSNASGGSLPGQDMIINYADNMSSGAAIGGRDNQETQSNSNKRSRLTAIGAHGNQQQIVGSQMESFHGSDSHWKNTLLQQQSRIQYATSGMQKYPQQIFEGGLNQEAGAAPFSQGMRYGLKEEPVETERWDKPELGQTRNEMHMLESELNQTDSPQSRLQQRVPQQLVRSSFAQTPWNNLSQPLESNSRKEDPYHKRKVVQSPRVSAGGIPQSPLSSKSGEFSSGSVGPQVGAAVTSGYILSQKEKPGITSVSPIGCTTSLTSSANDSMQRQHQGQIAAKRRSNSLPKTPAMSGVGSPASVNNMSMPINASSPVGTPPLADPVMIDRFSKIDTVTARFQLNCKKSKVDEYPMRKTNVFPAQQLLALLSNDSSNENFKDESRKMPLSTSLAGGNMNVCKTRVLNFMLTERIVQGNGYSIVPKARTRLIMSEKPNDGTVAIHIGEIEDAQYLAAEDYLPTLPNTHTADLLAAQFCSLMIREGYLVEDLVQPKPIPTTSASSNQPSAPGVLPNNPAEMQQYPAGVSGPPSNDSSKPSNSGALSLNPSNNLQAPRMLAPANVQGVHISQGLLPGTSMPSRPQQPDPLPTLQQQQLQSQHQLMQQQQLQRSPLMLAANPMLNTMGQNSNMQLGNHMANKPSPLQLQMLQHQQQQLQPQQQQQQQQQQQMQRKMMMGLGTIGMGNMANNMVGLGGLGMAGVRGVGGAGISAPMPSIAGMGNLAQNPMNLSPASTISNTISQQLRSGALTPAQAALMQTKIRMAQNRVNMLSGPQSSISGITGPQSSISGITGPQSSISGITGARQMHAGATGLSMLGPARGNLNPMQRTMGQMGPPKLMTGMTPYMTHQQQQQQLQQLQQLQQQQQLQQQQQQLQQQQETASPLQAVASPPQVGSPSNMGMPQQINQQTNQQQQQQQASPQQMSQRTPMSPQLSSGAIHTMSAGNPEACPASPQLSSQTLGSVSSIANSPMELQGVNKSNSVNNA